The following are from one region of the Vulpes vulpes isolate BD-2025 chromosome 14, VulVul3, whole genome shotgun sequence genome:
- the TLR1 gene encoding toll-like receptor 1 produces the protein MMKTNSSIFQFAIIFILILEIRIQLSEESDFLVNRSKTGLFHIPKDLSLKTTILDISQNYISELQTSDILSLSKLRILIVSHNRIQYLDISVFKFNQELEYLDLSHNELGRISCHPTVNLKHLDLSFNAFDDLPICKEFGNMSQLEFLGLSATQLQKSSMLPIAPLHIRKVLLVLGDTYGKKEDPESLQKLNTESLHIVFPTRKEFSFTLDVSVSTAVSLELSNIKCVPDGNGWSYFQNVLSKLQKNSRLSSLTLNNIETTWNFFIMLLQLVWHTSIEYFSISNVKLQGYLDFRDFDYSDTSLKALSIHQVVSNAFNLPQSYIYKIFSNMNIQNFTVFGTHMVHMVCPSQISPFLHLDFSNNLLTDIVFKNCRNLIKLETLSLQMNQLKELASIAQMTNEMKSLQQLDISQNSLRYDENEGNCSWTRSLLSLNISSNMLTDSVFRCLPPKVKVLDLHNNRIRSIPKPIMKLEDLQELNVASNSLAHFPDCGTFNRLSVLIIDSNSISNPSADFLQSCHNIRSISSGNNPFQCTCELREFVQSLGQVASKVVEGWPDSYKCDYPENYKGTLLKDFHVSQLSCNTTLLLVTIGVAVLVFTVTVTALCIYFDLPWYLRMVFQWTQTRRRARNTPLEELQRTIQFHAFISYSGHDSAWVKRELLPNLEKEELRICLHERNFIPGKSIVENIINCIEESYKSIFVLSPNFVQSEWCHYELYFAHHNLFHEGSNNLILILLEPIPQYSIPSSYHKLKNLMAQRTYLEWPKEKSKHGLFWANLRASINIKLREQAKKIDHT, from the coding sequence ATGATGAAAACTAATTCTAGCATCTTCCAATTTGCCATCATCTTCATATTAATACTTGAGATCAGAATACAATTGTCTGAAGAAAGTGATTTTCTAGTTAACAGATCAAAAACAGGTCTCTTTCACATTCCCAAAGACCTATCCCTGAAAACAACAATCTTAGATATATCACAAAACTATATATCTGAGCTTCAGACTTCTGATATCCTATCACTATCAAAGCTGAGGATTTTGATTGTTTCTCATAATAGAATTCAGTATCTTGATATCAGTGTTTTCAAATTCAACCAGGAATTGGAATACTTGGATCTGTCCCACAATGAGTTGGGGAGGATTTCTTGCCATCCTACCGTGAACCTCAAGCACTTAGACCTTTCATTTAATGCATTTGATGATCTACCCATATGCAAAGAGTTTGGCAACATGTCTCAACTAGAGTTTCTGGGGTTGAGTGCCACACAGTTACAGAAATCTAGCATGCTACCAATTGCTCCTTTGCATATCAGAAAGGTTTTACTGGTCTTAGGAGACACTTACGGGAAAAAAGAAGACCCTGAGAGCCTTCAAAAGCTTAACACAGAAAGTCTTCACATTGTTTTCCCTACAAGAAAGGAATTCAGTTTTACTCTGGATGTATCAGTCAGCACTGCAGTAAGTCTCGAATTGTCTAATATCAAATGTGTGCCAGATGGTAATGGATGgtcttatttccaaaatgttctgTCAAAACTTCAAAAGAATTCAAGGTTATCAAGTCTTACTTTAAACAACATTGAAACAACTTGGAATTTTTTCATTATGCTCCTTCAGTTGGTTTGGCATACAAGCATAGAGTATTTCTCAATTTCAAATGTAAAACTACAAGGTTACCTTGACTTCAGAGATTTTGATTATTCTGACACTTCACTGAAGGCCTTATCTATACACCAAGTTGTTAGTAATGCATTCAATTTGCCACAAAGTTATATctataaaattttttcaaatatgaacaTCCAAAATTTCACAGTGTTTGGTACGCACATGGTCCACATGGTTTGCCCATCTCAAATTAGTCCATTTCTGCATTTGGATTTTTCTAATAACCTCTTAAcagacattgtttttaaaaattgtagaaaCTTGATTAAACTGGAGACACTTAGTTTACAAATGAATCAATTAAAAGAACTTGCAAGTATAGCTCAAATGACCAACGAGATGAAGTCTCTACAACAATTGGATATTAGCCAGAATTCTCTAAGGTatgatgaaaatgaaggaaactgCTCTTGGACTAGAAGTTTATTAAGTTtaaatatctcttcaaatatGCTTACTGACTCTGTTTTCAGATGTTTACCTCCCAAGGTCAAGGTACTTGATCTTCACAATAACAGAATAAGGAGCATTCCTAAACCAATCATGAAGCTAGAAGATTTGCAAGAACTCAATGTTGCTTCCAATTCTTTAGCCCACTTTCCTGACTGTGGTACTTTTAATAGGCTTTCTGTACTGATCATTGACTCTAATTCAATTTCCAATCCATCAGCTGATTTCCTCCAGAGCTGCCATAACATTAGGTCCATAAGCTCAGGGAATAATCCATTCCAATGTACATGTGAGCTGAGAGAATTTGTCCAAAGTCTAGGCCAGGTAGCAAGCAAAGTAGTAGAGGGTTGGCCTGATTCTTATAAGTGTGACTATCCAGAAAACTATAAGGGAACCCTACTGAAGGACTTTCACGTGTCTCAGTTATCCTGCAACACAACTCTGCTGCTTGTCACCATTGGGGTCGCTGTGCTGGTGTTCACTGTTACTGTGACTGCCCTCTGCATCTACTTTGATCTGCCCTGGTATCTTAGGATGGTGTTTCAGTGGACCCAGACCCGGCGCAGGGCAAGAAACACACCCTTAGAAGAACTCCAAAGAACCATCCAGTTTCATGCTTTTATTTCATATAGTGGGCATGATTCTGCCTGGGTGAAGAGGGAATTACTACCaaacctagaaaaagaagaactaagGATTTGTCTCCATGAGAGAAACTTTATTCCTGGCAAGAGCATTGTGGAAAATATCATAAACTGCATTGAGGAAAGTTACAAgtccatttttgttttgtctcccaACTTTGTTCAGAGTGAGTGGTGCCATTATGAACTGTACTTTGCCCACCACAATCTCTTTCATGAAGGATCTAATAACTTAATCTTGATCTTGCTGGAACCTATTCCACAGTATTCCATTCCTAGCAGCTATCACAAGCTCAAAAATCTCATGGCACAAAGGACTTATTTGGAATGGCCCAAGGAGAAGAGCAAACATGGACTTTTTTGGGCTAACCTAAGAGCGTCTATTAATATTAAATTGAGGGAGCAAGCAAAAAAAATAGATCACACATAG